A genomic region of Bernardetia sp. ABR2-2B contains the following coding sequences:
- a CDS encoding YdcF family protein, whose protein sequence is MPITWVTLFLLIAIFSKKWCLKSLKVGVLLFLLFTNPFLANEMYLLWEIPPTPIKEVKSYEIGIVLTGMSNAGKEPKDRIYASAGIDRLLQAVRLYKEGKIKKIMIVGMSEEIDWVSGEEKLPKRTYKYKDMLKDMCIKEDDILIESNSKNTYENAQFAAQFLEKNESKLNLKSSFQTANKNQLLVITSAFHLRRSLGCFEEAGLNIDGFSTDFIATERKNMLTILSLIPTEDAMAKWGKIIHEMMGYIVYDMTGRL, encoded by the coding sequence ATGCCCATTACTTGGGTTACGCTTTTTTTATTGATTGCTATTTTTTCAAAAAAATGGTGTCTTAAATCTCTCAAAGTAGGTGTTTTGCTATTTTTACTTTTTACGAATCCATTTTTGGCAAATGAGATGTATTTGTTGTGGGAGATTCCTCCAACTCCAATAAAAGAAGTTAAGAGTTATGAAATAGGAATTGTTCTGACAGGAATGAGCAACGCAGGAAAAGAGCCAAAAGATAGAATTTATGCGAGTGCTGGGATTGATAGACTCTTACAAGCAGTTCGCTTATATAAAGAAGGTAAGATTAAAAAAATAATGATTGTGGGAATGTCAGAAGAAATAGATTGGGTAAGTGGCGAAGAAAAATTACCCAAAAGAACTTATAAATACAAAGATATGCTAAAAGATATGTGTATAAAAGAGGATGATATTTTGATAGAGTCTAACTCAAAAAACACCTATGAGAATGCACAATTTGCAGCACAGTTTTTAGAGAAAAATGAAAGTAAGTTAAATTTAAAATCAAGTTTTCAAACAGCTAATAAAAATCAATTATTAGTGATTACTTCAGCCTTCCATTTGAGACGTTCATTAGGATGTTTTGAAGAAGCAGGATTAAATATTGATGGATTTTCTACTGATTTCATCGCTACTGAAAGAAAAAATATGCTTACCATTTTGAGTTTGATTCCAACAGAAGACGCAATGGCAAAATGGGGAAAGATTATCCACGAAATGATGGGTTATATAGTTTATGATATGACAGGGAGGTTATAA
- a CDS encoding lysophospholipid acyltransferase family protein — MNLYTIWCMFWFMLVFLCLYPALWLSTQRKEWHHWNGFLYRIWAKILYFGIGIKMETEWEFEPAKNQNYIYVSNHTSYLDISAMVMTVPNFSVFMGKASLSKTPLFGYIFKKIHIPVSRGKGASRIEAFEKVKEALAEGKNVLIYPEGGIIGTNQPKLNPFKDGAFRAAIQTKKQLVPVTILYNWIIFPDKQPFKFTHHKCKMIYHSPIDTTNLDEKDVEDLKNKTFQLIDSTIKENI, encoded by the coding sequence ATGAATTTATACACTATTTGGTGCATGTTTTGGTTTATGCTTGTCTTTTTATGTTTATATCCTGCTTTATGGCTATCTACTCAACGCAAAGAATGGCATCATTGGAATGGCTTTTTATATCGAATTTGGGCAAAAATCCTTTACTTTGGAATAGGAATAAAAATGGAAACTGAATGGGAATTCGAACCTGCCAAAAATCAAAATTATATTTATGTTTCTAATCATACTTCCTATCTTGATATTTCTGCAATGGTAATGACTGTTCCTAATTTCAGCGTTTTTATGGGAAAAGCATCGCTAAGCAAAACTCCTCTATTTGGTTATATTTTTAAAAAAATTCATATTCCTGTAAGTCGTGGAAAGGGTGCAAGTCGTATTGAAGCCTTTGAAAAAGTAAAAGAAGCATTAGCAGAAGGAAAAAATGTATTGATTTATCCTGAAGGTGGAATTATTGGTACAAACCAACCTAAGTTAAATCCTTTTAAGGATGGTGCTTTTCGTGCAGCTATTCAAACAAAAAAACAATTAGTTCCAGTAACTATTCTTTATAATTGGATAATTTTTCCAGACAAACAGCCTTTTAAATTTACCCATCATAAATGTAAAATGATTTATCACTCTCCAATAGACACCACAAATTTGGATGAGAAAGATGTAGAAGATTTGAAAAACAAAACCTTTCAACTCATTGATTCTACAATAAAAGAAAATATATAG
- a CDS encoding nuclear transport factor 2 family protein: MIHSSSPSHSMRAFQNSLSKICFVLILLFSSSLFYSTLYAQKKSSISEEEKQKARDKAAEVIIKKNLMEFANAYSKLGDTKDVKAVMEHMAKDVTSTLVTFNISDRGSVLNSDYEGFLSYLTKITRTEGLKINYSVKDVLKNEVKGAIGVIVYVVEYAITKDKDIWSKGTETVSMVFRNEKKTGDWKIAHYSVIGTEDERIKGVCSCELYKSSTGVNSGNYLVKTIVPSGKNYSTMVSNFEFLYENQGGQDGERTVRVGDNVYNWTQTGDIFKKNADGTQGDLIAKSHPNDEVLAIMSILKYDVYSDNCTNINLRR, translated from the coding sequence ATGATACACTCATCATCTCCTTCTCATTCAATGAGAGCATTTCAAAACTCCCTTTCTAAGATTTGCTTTGTATTAATCCTATTATTTTCTTCCTCATTATTCTACTCCACACTATATGCCCAAAAAAAATCTTCCATAAGTGAAGAAGAAAAGCAAAAAGCAAGAGACAAGGCTGCCGAAGTAATTATAAAGAAAAACCTAATGGAATTTGCAAATGCTTATTCAAAATTAGGAGATACAAAAGACGTAAAAGCCGTAATGGAACATATGGCAAAAGATGTTACTTCTACGTTAGTTACTTTCAATATTTCAGATAGAGGTTCTGTTTTGAATAGTGATTATGAAGGTTTTTTGAGCTATCTGACAAAAATTACACGTACGGAAGGTTTAAAAATAAACTATTCTGTAAAAGATGTCTTGAAAAATGAAGTAAAAGGAGCTATTGGCGTTATTGTTTATGTAGTAGAATATGCAATCACGAAAGACAAAGATATTTGGTCAAAGGGAACAGAAACAGTTTCAATGGTTTTTAGAAATGAGAAAAAAACAGGAGACTGGAAGATTGCACATTATTCAGTTATAGGAACAGAAGACGAGCGCATAAAAGGTGTTTGTTCGTGTGAGTTGTATAAATCTAGTACAGGTGTAAACTCTGGAAATTATTTGGTAAAGACAATTGTTCCGAGTGGTAAAAATTACTCTACTATGGTAAGTAATTTTGAATTTCTATACGAAAATCAAGGAGGGCAAGATGGAGAACGTACTGTAAGAGTAGGCGATAATGTCTATAATTGGACACAGACGGGAGATATTTTCAAAAAAAATGCAGATGGAACACAAGGAGATTTAATAGCCAAATCACACCCTAATGATGAAGTTCTTGCTATTATGTCAATACTAAAATATGACGTTTATTCAGATAATTGCACAAATATCAATCTAAGAAGATAA
- a CDS encoding VanW family protein, with the protein MQLYLPKPIKRTKLRTFLGKQYYRSKRYFYWYFHSTSFAKELQTQKKLSFLVKNHQSMLLRPLMGVDMKLQEQKITNLKLAIDRMNGLIIKPNQTFSFWFLVGKPTKKRGFLEGLVLEKGKAAIGIGGGLCQLANLLHWILLHSPLQITERWRHSYDVFPDARRKVPFGSGATVAYNYIDLQFKNTTLQDFQLNFEINETHLKGELLTNIDLKENYEIKENKHFFRQEDWGGYSRHNELERILTDKETNQEIVREIIAQNHALLMYEPFISSQ; encoded by the coding sequence ATGCAACTCTATTTACCCAAACCTATTAAAAGAACAAAATTAAGAACTTTCTTAGGCAAACAATACTACCGTAGTAAACGCTATTTTTACTGGTATTTTCATTCAACTTCATTTGCCAAAGAGTTACAAACCCAAAAGAAGCTTTCTTTTTTGGTCAAAAATCATCAATCTATGCTCCTCCGTCCACTCATGGGAGTAGATATGAAATTACAAGAACAAAAAATTACAAACTTGAAACTTGCCATTGACAGAATGAATGGACTTATAATAAAACCAAATCAGACGTTTTCTTTTTGGTTTTTGGTAGGCAAACCAACTAAAAAACGAGGTTTTTTGGAAGGATTGGTTTTAGAGAAAGGAAAAGCTGCTATCGGAATTGGGGGAGGACTTTGCCAACTTGCTAATCTTTTGCATTGGATTTTGCTGCACTCGCCCTTACAAATCACGGAACGTTGGCGACATAGTTATGATGTTTTTCCTGATGCTCGGCGAAAAGTTCCATTTGGAAGTGGAGCAACAGTAGCTTATAATTACATAGATTTGCAATTTAAAAATACCACTTTACAAGATTTTCAATTAAACTTTGAGATAAATGAAACTCATTTGAAAGGAGAGTTATTAACAAACATTGACTTGAAAGAAAATTATGAAATAAAAGAAAACAAACATTTTTTTCGTCAAGAAGATTGGGGAGGTTATTCTCGTCATAATGAATTAGAAAGAATCTTGACAGACAAAGAAACAAACCAAGAAATAGTGAGAGAAATTATTGCCCAAAATCACGCACTTTTGATGTATGAACCTTTTATTAGTAGTCAGTAG
- a CDS encoding CHAT domain-containing protein produces the protein MSKNNILLFILFLLFALQPTFSFGQENGAEKQLQRNLEITERYFEDGDYKKALSEAEKLYKKTQKKGNIDLSTKIEKYLIKYYEATGEIAKFHAITKKFISHRQKQGENSKGYGLALLHAAKYYAEYSFTQQAETYLKDAKKILGEKPSEDYIFSDMYYTQLLIDFHRGNFLNILDYQIQDLLSVQKSLIGKETQFFSDVSKQTETRSLSDREKVRKKTDYAQILSLRADAARLAGRYVKASKYLEEADNFIKTELSTRQIAYIRNQYVRIQLMIDNGDEREKIRKLLEKTLYRAERTVGTVHKDYIQLHTLLIDYYVNSGFVIQQEEGNKGFSLLPKFLQNIKYNTQNIRQRWELERNAAKYYGTGYLQYSTALQADAMWNYENQRYSQSLKTLTDVYKNTALVPENHQKRLAIIEDIYYVRLAADDYQEAGKLMEEWVASHERIHGTNTLGYHLANLKLAKFYFNYTEKFKEAGQLYELHMKALTNFVEPQSLIYINSLNDWIDYYMANDQFEEANTKSKEALDLIQQRYGEKHPRYAAQLEIAARLNMQQSNYKEVDAQVSQILQIYEKQYNPSLAFEHAQALETSAHYYMTMGLYERAEDLLNQAKRRFNRSSQSIANSSTAEELAFLYIETADFSAAEQLLKQTIAEKEKRYGTESRFLINTYNQSANLEFANGKYVEAEQFANKGLTIAQNIFGQKSLRTVESLSILADYNLAIGDYEKAQELAQKALAIKTEVLGEEHLDRASTLIQLARINFYSTADWEKVTKELNEADKTLVDNLGENTPVYAGFLKTSAELYAAHKDIKNASKKLEKALTILEKIPSASLVSLAEINILLGDLEIQQDNPDKAKDFYEDARKKYSKVFSDVHPKYVEVLGRIARMYYVKNNYKKAEKYLSQVLEKHKEYINTTFAVLSEREKAKNWEQIRPDFEFFTHLVIQLQPKKKKLLRDLYDNILLTKGILLGESQKLRNQIYERSPEDTLRINFEKWQLKKIQLNSALALSPEQLKQENIDVRTLQKEIEDLSKILSRQSSDFAAATDQEAISWKDIQKNLGNKEYAVEIIRYRQFDKDFTDSINYIALVLPSSGNIRLAQMPNGNKMEDGDLQYYRNTVEFSLEDYDSHEIYWKPIGEKIDKDAGKIYLACDGVYNQLNVETFRMGESDFVIDNYFIAQLTSTRQIAEAEIKNTFPNNFVLFGNPLFYIDYKGAQSFPTLLGAEREVEIISSQLQGGNKNVTTYLKENAKEKQIKELNSQNNTVYHIATHGIFKEDISEQERERSAVLGTYNDPLMRSGLLFTGGGDMVQNKSVHEYNKADGVLTASEVATMNINSPLFILSACETGRGESKVGEGVYGLQSAFLLAGADALLMSLFKVDDDATQELMRIFYTKWRETGDKRIAIREAKRELRKNTKYAEPIYWGAFVMIGR, from the coding sequence ATGTCAAAAAATAATATACTGCTATTTATACTTTTTCTACTCTTTGCCTTACAACCTACTTTTAGTTTTGGACAGGAAAATGGAGCAGAAAAACAGTTGCAAAGAAACTTAGAAATTACCGAACGCTACTTTGAAGATGGAGATTATAAAAAAGCTCTATCAGAAGCTGAAAAGCTTTATAAAAAAACTCAAAAAAAAGGAAATATTGATTTATCTACAAAAATAGAAAAGTATTTAATCAAATATTATGAAGCGACAGGCGAAATTGCAAAGTTTCACGCCATTACAAAAAAATTTATATCTCATAGACAAAAGCAAGGAGAAAATAGTAAAGGATATGGACTAGCACTCCTACACGCTGCAAAATATTATGCTGAATATTCATTTACACAACAAGCAGAAACTTATCTGAAAGATGCTAAAAAAATCTTAGGCGAAAAACCGTCAGAAGATTATATTTTTTCAGATATGTATTATACACAATTACTGATTGATTTTCATAGAGGAAATTTTCTAAACATACTAGATTATCAAATTCAAGACTTACTTAGTGTTCAAAAATCACTTATCGGAAAAGAAACACAGTTTTTTAGTGATGTTAGTAAGCAAACAGAAACTCGCAGCTTGTCAGATAGAGAAAAAGTGAGAAAAAAAACAGACTATGCTCAAATTCTTTCTCTACGAGCAGATGCAGCAAGATTAGCAGGTAGATATGTAAAAGCAAGTAAGTACCTAGAAGAAGCTGATAATTTTATCAAAACAGAATTATCTACTCGTCAGATTGCTTACATTCGCAATCAATATGTTAGGATTCAGCTGATGATTGATAATGGAGACGAACGAGAAAAAATAAGAAAATTATTAGAAAAAACGCTCTATCGTGCCGAAAGAACTGTCGGAACGGTTCATAAAGATTATATTCAACTACATACTCTATTGATTGATTATTATGTCAATAGTGGATTTGTAATACAACAAGAAGAGGGGAATAAAGGGTTTTCTTTATTGCCAAAGTTCTTACAAAACATAAAATATAATACACAAAATATTCGTCAGCGTTGGGAATTAGAGCGAAATGCAGCAAAATATTATGGCACAGGATATTTACAATATTCTACTGCCCTTCAAGCAGATGCCATGTGGAATTATGAAAATCAACGTTACTCTCAATCATTAAAAACACTAACTGACGTATATAAAAACACAGCATTAGTTCCTGAAAATCATCAAAAACGTTTGGCTATCATAGAAGATATTTATTATGTTCGTTTGGCTGCCGATGATTATCAAGAAGCAGGTAAATTGATGGAAGAATGGGTAGCTTCTCATGAACGTATCCACGGAACAAATACACTTGGTTATCATCTAGCAAATCTAAAACTCGCCAAATTTTATTTTAATTATACAGAAAAGTTTAAGGAAGCAGGGCAGCTTTATGAGCTTCACATGAAAGCCTTGACAAATTTTGTAGAACCTCAAAGTCTTATTTATATCAATTCATTGAATGATTGGATTGATTATTATATGGCAAATGACCAATTTGAAGAAGCAAACACAAAATCGAAAGAAGCATTAGACTTAATCCAACAAAGATACGGTGAAAAACACCCACGTTATGCTGCCCAACTAGAGATAGCTGCTCGTCTGAATATGCAACAAAGTAATTATAAAGAAGTTGATGCACAAGTAAGTCAAATACTACAAATCTATGAAAAGCAGTACAACCCTTCTTTAGCCTTCGAACATGCACAAGCATTAGAAACATCAGCGCATTATTATATGACAATGGGACTTTATGAACGTGCAGAAGATTTACTAAATCAAGCTAAAAGAAGATTTAATCGTTCTAGCCAATCTATTGCAAACTCTAGCACAGCAGAAGAATTAGCATTTTTGTATATAGAAACAGCTGATTTTAGCGCAGCCGAACAGCTTTTGAAACAAACTATTGCAGAAAAAGAAAAAAGATATGGAACTGAAAGTCGTTTTTTAATCAACACCTACAATCAGAGTGCAAATTTAGAGTTTGCAAATGGGAAATACGTAGAGGCAGAACAGTTTGCTAATAAAGGCTTAACGATTGCTCAAAATATATTTGGTCAAAAATCACTTCGTACTGTTGAGAGTTTGAGTATTTTGGCAGATTATAACCTAGCTATTGGAGATTATGAAAAAGCACAAGAGTTGGCTCAAAAGGCACTAGCAATAAAAACCGAAGTTCTTGGAGAAGAGCATCTAGATAGAGCAAGTACACTTATTCAACTCGCTAGAATTAACTTTTACTCAACAGCTGACTGGGAAAAGGTTACTAAAGAACTTAATGAAGCTGATAAAACACTTGTTGATAATTTAGGAGAAAACACACCTGTTTATGCAGGATTCTTAAAGACTTCTGCCGAGCTTTATGCTGCTCACAAAGACATAAAAAATGCCTCTAAAAAACTAGAAAAAGCATTAACTATTTTAGAAAAAATTCCTTCTGCATCACTCGTAAGTTTGGCAGAAATAAATATTTTGCTGGGAGATTTAGAGATTCAACAAGATAACCCTGATAAAGCAAAAGATTTTTATGAAGATGCTCGTAAAAAATACTCAAAAGTATTTAGTGATGTACACCCGAAATATGTAGAGGTATTGGGGCGCATTGCTCGTATGTATTATGTAAAAAATAATTACAAGAAAGCAGAAAAGTATTTAAGTCAAGTTTTGGAAAAACATAAAGAATATATCAATACTACTTTTGCTGTACTTAGTGAACGAGAAAAGGCAAAAAATTGGGAGCAAATTCGTCCAGATTTTGAATTTTTTACACATCTTGTTATTCAATTGCAGCCTAAAAAGAAAAAATTATTACGTGATTTGTATGATAATATTTTGCTTACAAAAGGAATTTTGCTTGGAGAATCTCAAAAATTACGTAATCAAATTTATGAAAGAAGTCCTGAAGATACGTTGCGTATCAATTTTGAAAAATGGCAATTAAAGAAGATTCAGCTCAATTCAGCTTTGGCATTAAGTCCTGAACAGCTAAAACAGGAGAATATCGATGTTCGTACATTGCAGAAAGAGATTGAAGACTTATCAAAAATTCTCTCTCGTCAGTCTTCTGATTTTGCAGCAGCCACCGACCAAGAAGCAATTAGCTGGAAAGATATTCAGAAAAATCTAGGTAATAAAGAGTATGCTGTCGAAATTATTCGCTACCGTCAGTTTGATAAAGATTTTACAGATAGCATAAATTATATTGCTTTAGTTTTGCCTTCTTCTGGAAATATTAGATTAGCTCAAATGCCAAATGGTAACAAAATGGAAGATGGAGATTTACAGTATTACAGAAATACCGTAGAGTTTTCATTAGAAGATTATGATTCTCATGAGATTTATTGGAAACCTATTGGAGAAAAAATAGATAAAGATGCAGGTAAGATTTACCTCGCCTGTGATGGTGTTTATAATCAACTTAATGTAGAAACATTTAGAATGGGAGAAAGTGATTTTGTAATAGATAACTATTTTATTGCACAACTTACAAGCACTCGCCAAATCGCTGAAGCAGAAATAAAAAACACATTTCCAAACAACTTTGTTTTATTTGGGAATCCTCTTTTTTATATAGATTATAAAGGAGCGCAAAGTTTTCCTACTCTTTTGGGAGCAGAACGTGAGGTAGAAATTATCTCTTCTCAGCTACAAGGAGGGAATAAAAACGTAACTACTTATCTGAAAGAGAATGCAAAGGAAAAGCAAATAAAAGAACTGAATAGTCAGAATAACACTGTTTATCATATTGCTACACACGGTATTTTTAAGGAGGATATTTCAGAGCAAGAGCGTGAGCGTTCAGCCGTTTTGGGAACATACAATGACCCGCTGATGCGTTCGGGACTTCTTTTTACAGGAGGAGGAGATATGGTTCAGAATAAAAGTGTACACGAATATAACAAAGCAGATGGTGTCTTGACAGCTTCTGAAGTCGCTACAATGAATATTAATTCTCCTCTCTTTATTCTTAGTGCGTGTGAAACAGGACGTGGAGAATCTAAAGTAGGAGAAGGAGTTTATGGTCTGCAAAGTGCTTTTTTATTGGCTGGTGCTGATGCGCTTCTAATGTCTTTATTTAAAGTAGATGATGATGCAACGCAAGAATTAATGCGTATTTTCTATACAAAATGGAGAGAAACAGGCGATAAAAGAATAGCTATCAGAGAGGCAAAACGAGAACTTCGCAAGAACACAAAATATGCAGAACCTATTTATTGGGGTGCATTTGTGATGATAGGTAGATAA
- a CDS encoding inorganic diphosphatase, whose amino-acid sequence MAEQNDFTFDVIVEIPKGSRNKYEYDAEKRMIRYDRMIFSSMHYPSDYGFVPETLALDGDALDVLVLVSEPTFPGCLIEVRAVGIFNMTDEKGPDAKVLCVPVSDPIWNSIHKFEDVNPHLLKEIGHFFEVYKDLEKKKVSVEDWQDEKHAVEIVKQCRDRYQENKKEVFNIRPGI is encoded by the coding sequence ATGGCAGAGCAAAATGATTTTACCTTCGATGTTATCGTCGAAATTCCGAAAGGAAGTAGAAATAAATACGAATATGATGCTGAAAAACGCATGATTCGTTATGACCGTATGATTTTTTCTTCAATGCACTATCCAAGTGATTACGGATTCGTTCCAGAAACACTTGCCTTAGATGGAGATGCGCTAGATGTTTTGGTTTTAGTCTCTGAACCTACTTTTCCTGGTTGTTTGATTGAAGTTCGTGCTGTTGGTATTTTTAATATGACAGACGAAAAAGGACCTGATGCAAAAGTGCTTTGTGTACCTGTTTCTGACCCTATTTGGAATAGTATTCATAAATTTGAAGACGTAAACCCTCATTTATTGAAAGAAATTGGACACTTCTTTGAGGTTTATAAAGACCTAGAAAAAAAGAAAGTTTCGGTAGAAGATTGGCAAGACGAAAAACATGCTGTTGAAATTGTAAAACAATGTAGAGACCGTTATCAAGAAAATAAAAAAGAAGTATTTAATATTCGTCCAGGGATATAA
- a CDS encoding transketolase → MASYKKNDKEFLENMVSQVRRDIVRMVHQVNSGHPGGSLGCAELLVALYFEIMEHNPSFDMDGNNEDLFFLSNGHISPVWYSVLARSGYFSINDLATFRKINSRLQGHPATEEGLEGIRIASGSLGQGLSVAIGAALSKKMNNDDKTVFILMGDGEQQEGQVWEAAIFAAHQKVDNLIAVIDANGRQIDGDVEDVMSLGELKGLEEKYKAFGWNVLTCNNGNDFDTLIPIIRQAKDLTGNHKPTVILMKTEMGHGVDYMMGTHKWHGVAPNDEQLEVALAQNESTYGDY, encoded by the coding sequence ATGGCTTCGTACAAAAAAAATGACAAGGAATTTTTAGAAAATATGGTCTCACAAGTCCGTAGAGATATTGTCAGAATGGTTCATCAAGTAAATTCTGGACACCCTGGAGGTTCTTTGGGTTGTGCCGAACTTTTGGTAGCACTTTATTTTGAGATTATGGAACACAATCCTTCTTTTGATATGGACGGAAATAATGAAGATTTGTTTTTCCTCTCAAATGGTCATATTTCGCCTGTTTGGTATAGTGTTTTAGCTCGTAGTGGCTATTTTAGTATCAATGATTTGGCTACTTTCCGTAAAATAAACTCTCGTTTGCAAGGACACCCAGCCACAGAAGAAGGACTAGAAGGCATTCGTATTGCTTCGGGTTCGCTAGGTCAAGGACTTTCGGTAGCTATTGGCGCAGCACTTTCTAAGAAAATGAATAATGATGACAAAACAGTATTTATTTTGATGGGAGATGGCGAACAGCAAGAAGGACAAGTTTGGGAAGCAGCTATCTTTGCAGCACATCAAAAAGTAGATAATTTAATTGCAGTTATTGATGCAAATGGAAGGCAAATTGATGGAGACGTAGAAGATGTAATGAGCTTAGGAGAATTAAAAGGATTAGAAGAAAAGTATAAAGCCTTCGGTTGGAATGTTTTGACGTGTAATAATGGAAATGACTTTGATACATTGATTCCAATTATCAGACAAGCAAAAGACCTTACAGGAAATCACAAACCAACAGTTATCTTAATGAAAACTGAAATGGGACATGGTGTAGATTATATGATGGGAACACACAAGTGGCACGGAGTAGCTCCAAATGACGAACAATTAGAAGTTGCTTTAGCTCAGAATGAATCTACTTATGGAGATTATTAG